A genomic stretch from Edaphobacter aggregans includes:
- a CDS encoding EamA family transporter — MPRQRSAYTTQVLIAFGCVYFFWGSTYVAIRFGVEVLPPFLLASVRFLIAGPLMLALCVMRGMSLRLTRREFGLLAAIGILMLGGGNMGLVWCEQYLSSGLAALIIAVIPLYVAIFEALLPNGEGLRAKGWLGIVIGFAGLVVLLSPGLRESLHGDTRQLIGAAVALGCALSWTCGSVLARRAKLPVSPFVAAAWQMFFAGLFNACVTILVGGYRGGQWGVQAWASILYLVTFGSLVGYTAYIYLLEHVPVAKVATYAYINPVIAVILGAIFLRERFVAIEYVGMGAILLAVYLVTSSKLKSGAPTAETECVAVEREA, encoded by the coding sequence ATGCCGCGACAGCGCTCCGCCTACACGACGCAGGTTCTGATCGCGTTCGGCTGCGTCTATTTCTTCTGGGGATCGACCTACGTTGCGATCCGCTTTGGCGTTGAGGTTCTGCCTCCATTCCTCCTGGCGAGTGTCCGGTTCCTGATTGCCGGGCCGCTGATGCTGGCGCTCTGTGTGATGCGCGGAATGAGTCTGCGACTCACGCGGCGAGAGTTTGGCTTGCTTGCCGCTATTGGCATCCTGATGCTTGGCGGCGGCAACATGGGCCTCGTGTGGTGCGAGCAGTATCTTTCGAGCGGCCTGGCTGCGCTGATCATCGCCGTCATTCCCTTGTATGTTGCAATCTTTGAAGCGCTGCTGCCGAACGGCGAAGGGCTACGTGCCAAAGGCTGGCTTGGCATCGTGATCGGCTTTGCAGGATTAGTGGTGTTGCTGTCGCCGGGGCTGCGCGAGAGTTTGCACGGCGATACGCGACAACTGATCGGAGCCGCCGTAGCGTTGGGCTGCGCGCTCAGTTGGACATGCGGGTCGGTGTTGGCGCGGCGAGCTAAACTTCCGGTCAGCCCCTTCGTCGCGGCTGCATGGCAGATGTTCTTCGCCGGGCTGTTCAACGCCTGCGTCACGATACTCGTGGGAGGATACCGTGGCGGGCAGTGGGGCGTGCAGGCGTGGGCGTCGATCCTGTATCTCGTTACCTTTGGCTCGCTCGTGGGATATACGGCATATATCTATCTGCTTGAGCACGTCCCGGTTGCGAAGGTAGCCACCTATGCGTACATCAACCCGGTTATCGCTGTGATCCTCGGCGCAATATTTCTTCGCGAACGATTCGTCGCCATCGAATATGTAGGGATGGGCGCGATTCTGCTTGCGGTATATCTGGTGACCAGCTCGAAGCTCAAGAGCGGTGCACCTACGGCTGAAACAGAGTGCGTCGCCGTGGAGCGAGAGGCATAG